The following DNA comes from Streptomyces sp. NBC_00690.
GTCCAGACATCGAACCGCCGCGGACCGTGTGTCTCCCACGGACCGCACGCCTCTGGACCCCCAGACCGTCTGTGGGCCCGAGGTGGCCGTCACCGCCGACGGCCTGCCGACCTGGCTCCACCCCGTCGCACAGAGCGTGGGCGGTGTCGCGCCCGAGCAGCTGAGCCGATTCCTGCCGCCCAAGAACGGCAGGGGACGACAGTCCGCAGTCCTGGTTCTCTTCGGAGAGGGCGCAACCGGCCCCGAGCTGCTGTTGATGGAGCGGTCCGGCACTCTGCGCGCCCACGCCGGCCAGCCCTCGTTCCCGGGCGGCGCCCTGGATCCCGAGGACGGCGACCCGACGACCACCGGACCCCTCAGGGCCGCCCTTCGAGAAGCCGAGGAGGAGACCGGGCTCGACCCCACGGGGGTGCAGGTCTTCGGTGTCCTTCCCAAGCTCTACATTCCGGTGAGCGGATTCGTCGTGACGCCCGTACTGGGATGGTGGCGCACACCCAGCCCGATCGGAGCGGTCGATCCCGCAGAGACGGCACGCGTCTTCACCGTGCCCGTGGCAGATCTCACGGACCCGGCGAACCGGGTCACGACCCTCCATCCGAGCGGTCACCTCGGCCCGGCGTTCACCGTGGAAGGGGCCCTGGTCTGGGGCTTTACCGCAGGGGTGATCGACCGACTGCTGCACTTCGCAGGCTGGGAACGGCCTTGGGACCGCGAACGCCAGGTCCCGCTTGACTGGCACCCATGACAGGCTGACCCTCCGAACCTGCCGGCTCGAAACCGGCGACGACCGGACCGGGGTCCGGCGTTGAAGCGATGGATCTGCGAGGCAAATGACGGTGAATGTGCTGGACATCCTGCTGCTGGTCGCGGCCGTATGGTTCGCGATCGTCGGCTATCGGCAGGGCTTCGTCGTCGGCATCCTCTCGGTGATCGGCTTTCTCGGCGGTGGGCTGGTCGCGGTCTATCTGCTGCCCGTGCTCTGGGCAGAGGTGACCGACGACGGCTCCGAGGTGTCCACGACCGTCGCTGTCGTCGCCGTTGTGGTCGTCATCATCTGTGCCTCGATCGGCCAGGCGTTCACCACGCACCTCGGCAACAAGCTCCGCCGATACATCACCTGGACCCCCGCCCGGGCCCTGGACGCCACCGGTGGCGCGCTCGTCAACGTCATCGCGATGCTCCTGGTCGCCTGGCTGATCGGATCCGCGCTCGCGGGGACCGCGCTGCCGACGCTCGGCAAGGAGGTCCGCAGCTCCAAGGTGCTGCTGGGAGTCTCCCGAGTGATGCCCGACCAGGCGTCCACCCTCTTCACCGACTTCACCACGGTCCTCGCGCAGAACGGACTCCCGCAGGTCTTCAGCCCCTTCTCCAACGAGCCGATCACCGAGGTGGAGCCCCCCGACCCCGCTCTGGTGGGCAGTCCGGTCGCAGAGCGTGCCAAGAAGTCGATCGTCAAGGTCGTGGGGACGGCACAGAGCTGTAGCAAGGTCCTCGAAGGAACCGGGTTCGTCTTCGGCGAGCGTCGGGTCATGACCAACGCCCATGTCGTGGGGGGTGTCGACGAGCCGACCGTCCAGATCGGTGGCGAGGGCCGTCGCTACGACGCAAAGGTCGTGCTGTACGACTGGCAGCGGGACATCGCCGTACTGGACGTCCCCGACCTCAAGGCCAAGCCGTTGCGATTCGCCGATCCCGACGCCAAGACCGGGGACAGCGCGATCGTGGCGGGCTTCCCCGAGAACGGAGCGTACGACGTGCGCTCGGCACGGGTGAGGGGCCGCATCAACGCCAACGGGCCCGACATCTACCACCGCGGCACGGTCCGGCGCGATGTCTACTCGCTCTACACGATGGTTCGGCAGGGCAACTCGGGCGGTCCGCTGCTCACCCCCGACGGTGAGGTGGCCGGAGTCATCTTCGCCCGTTCACTGGACGATCCGAAGACCGGCTATGCCCTGACGGTCGATGAGATCACCGAGGACATCTCCGCGGGGCTCTCGGCCAATCAGCAGGTGGACAGCCAGGGATGCGCGCTGTAGCCCTCTGACCGGGCCTCCAGGGCCCTACGGGAGCACGGGGAGGGTGGGCTCTCCCCTTAGCGCTGCGGCGTTGCTGCTGGACGTCGGACGGCCAGGCCCCGAGGGGCGGTCGGCGGTTGTACAGACCGATGGCCGGGCGCGGATCGGTGGTGTGCGAGCCGACGGTGTGCGGGCAGTGCAGCGCTGACCGACCGAGTCGCACGCCCGAGCTGCCTGGCCGTGGCCTCCTCCTCGCGCTGAGCCCACGGGGGCGTGTGGAGTTCCCGGCGTGACGAAGCGCGGCGAAGCGCGACAAGGCGTGCCGGGACGAGCCGGCTGCCGGGATGGGGCAAGTGCCGTGCGCAGCCCGAAGCAGCGCACCTGGCCTTGTCCACTCCGTCAGCGGCAGACGCCCGGCACTTGATCGACGGCGGTCACTACAAGGCGAGTCCGCTCGACGGCGAGGGCGCCGCAGATGGCTGGATCTCGCCCGGC
Coding sequences within:
- a CDS encoding NUDIX hydrolase, producing the protein MSPTDRTPLDPQTVCGPEVAVTADGLPTWLHPVAQSVGGVAPEQLSRFLPPKNGRGRQSAVLVLFGEGATGPELLLMERSGTLRAHAGQPSFPGGALDPEDGDPTTTGPLRAALREAEEETGLDPTGVQVFGVLPKLYIPVSGFVVTPVLGWWRTPSPIGAVDPAETARVFTVPVADLTDPANRVTTLHPSGHLGPAFTVEGALVWGFTAGVIDRLLHFAGWERPWDRERQVPLDWHP
- a CDS encoding MarP family serine protease produces the protein MNVLDILLLVAAVWFAIVGYRQGFVVGILSVIGFLGGGLVAVYLLPVLWAEVTDDGSEVSTTVAVVAVVVVIICASIGQAFTTHLGNKLRRYITWTPARALDATGGALVNVIAMLLVAWLIGSALAGTALPTLGKEVRSSKVLLGVSRVMPDQASTLFTDFTTVLAQNGLPQVFSPFSNEPITEVEPPDPALVGSPVAERAKKSIVKVVGTAQSCSKVLEGTGFVFGERRVMTNAHVVGGVDEPTVQIGGEGRRYDAKVVLYDWQRDIAVLDVPDLKAKPLRFADPDAKTGDSAIVAGFPENGAYDVRSARVRGRINANGPDIYHRGTVRRDVYSLYTMVRQGNSGGPLLTPDGEVAGVIFARSLDDPKTGYALTVDEITEDISAGLSANQQVDSQGCAL